TTCAAGAGGTACAGTGTGTAGATTACACAGGAATGCAGTGGCTGACGATGTAATGACTGCCAGATGATGGAGCTTGATAAATGTCATTAAATGCAGCACTAAATGAGCCAAAAGTGTAATTAATCCTGGATCTTAACAGGCTCTGTTTGTGAAATTGTTATGAATAACTGTTATTATAATGACTTTAGTTATTACATCTATCTTACAATTGCATAATTAATCAATCTAATGATTTCAGCACCAGGTAGAATATGTCATATTTTGCTCCTGTCTAATAGTTGGGATGTCATGATACAGTCAGgcacattaaaatgtttaattacgTTTTTAGCCTAGTTATTTTATCAAATTTTGATGAATAGCCCTCAGTATTACATGATCCCATATTCATGCTGTGCTACATTATCAGTGCTGtaacaaaacaaagtgcttgTGAGacctttctgtttatttttatggaTGCACTTGAAATGCAGACAGGCAATATTGGTGGATaccttcatttttcatccaaATCAGACTGAATTAGTCAGGGAGCAGCACTTGTCCTGTAGCTTACATGAGAGCTTAGATGGGATAGTTATCAGTGATCACAGGCTGATACTCTGGAGAGAGCTGCTTCAGAAGAGTGATTCATCATATCAGAGAAATGCAGTCAAATATAGCCTGAGataatcacagacacacactaaaactccctgtgtctccctctgtctgctcctaatgcacacacgcatacacacatgcacaatcacacacacacacactgttattaTTACTTGCTCTTGCAGGACGTGTCATGTCTGATCATTGCCTCTCGTGTCAAAGAAGACGCTGGCACACCTTCATTATGCTGTCAAAACttatcaatgtgtgtgtgagtcttgAAAATgtggcagagagaaaggagaaaggatgagataaaaaaaaagaaaagaaagaaagaagaggcaatttaatttctttcttAATTCTGCCCCCACCCAACTCTCTCATCTCATCACAGTGAGGGGAAAAATGACAGAAGTGTTAATCTCAGTGTTGCCTTTCTCGCCTTCTTCATTTTCAGAGCGCTGTTATCGTGAGGAAAGATAGACCCCTCAGATGAATGTGATGGTTTTCATAAGGCCCTCCTGCTGCGAGGGCACGGGGACAAACGAGGTCAGTTTCAAGCAGGGATATTAGATTCATATTTCATATGAAGGGTCTATTTCCTAACGGCACACACCGCTCGCTCTAATCATCCAATATGCAACTTGGTGTTATTGGACATATTGTAGATGGACAATTTTGTGTGAATCACTTGCTTATTTTATGTGAGCTGTTTGCAGTGTATCACATCTGTCGTTGTTTTCCAGGCAGAAACATTGGTCACTCTGCCCCTTGTCCTGCTTTAAGAAGCTGTCAGAACCAATCTCCTATCATGAGTGTATGAGGACACCTGCTGGACATTTGTTGACATGGTTTCCATTTCCAGACACTCACACGAGAGCACAGAATCAGTTAATGGAGCTTAATAGGGTTTAGGATTCATTCACTATTCATctgggtgtgtgtttatcagATGTGAGAGTCTGCTAAATCTGGTGGGTATTCAAAGACACACGCGGCACGCAAGACAAATTCAGTTAgctgattcttttttttttattggtgctCTATCTTCTTTAGTTGTTCATCATAGCCTGAAAATACAAATCATTTAGTCAGtagctgaaaaatgaaacaaggaAACAGCATTTACTGTAAGCCGGCTGAAGGCGCTTCCCTTACCTGGCTGATCCAGTCGTTGAAAGCGGAGACTCTGGTGAAGACGGTGGGTTTCTTCTCATAGTTGCAGCCGAGGCCGGAGACGAAGCTGGCGATGCCGTGGACCTCCCAGGCACCTGCAGCGTTCTGACAGTTCAGAGGGCCGCCAGAGTCAccctggacagagaggagagagaggaggaaagcttatgttttattcatttggtGGAGTTACTGGTAGACTGGCAAGACACGGCTATGAGAATCCCAGTCAGACTCACTGTTTCACCAAGTTTAATGGGGAGACACAAGGGGCAGCTAGACAACACATGAGCGTGATGTGTTTTCCCCTGATTCCCTTATTTGAACACACTAGTTGCGTTCAAATTACTGTCAGAATTAAGCAGAGTTTTCCAGTAAGGAGGCTGCACAAGCTTTCCGATGTAAGTTTAATAATTCTGAATtatttagaggaaaaaaaaaaggaagaaataactgaaaacacaaacaaaccaagctcacacactgacaggaggTCCCCATGGGTTGGTGTGCAGTCAGTTTAAAGTCCCCACCgggatttaaaaacaaaaacacacacataaagtccGGACTTACGTTGCATCCAGCCACGATTCCATCCCCACCCGCACACACCATGGAGGTCCTGAGAGCGATACCCCACCAGTCAGGCTGGGAGCAGGTGGCATGGTCAGCCACAGGCATCAAAGCCTGCTGCAGCTTATCAGCAATGGGGCCCCCggctacaaacacacagacagagtctATTACCATCATCCACATACACTAGCCGTCTGTCAAATCTGCTTTACAGCATTTCCCCAAGCGCCAGATTCACAGTCCGACCCAAAATTTCAATTTATGAGTAatccccaccccccacccccccaggaAGTTTCAGCTAAAATCTCATGCATGTGATTTTCATCCCAACTCTGGAGGTTTCCCTGGGTAACCCCTATCACACACAGCTGGTTATAAACCCAAACATCACACCAGCTGAACACCCTATTGTACAGTAACGTGAAGACGTGTCACACGCGCTCAGCTGAAATTAGGTACAGTGATGGAGTCGTAAACAGAGCCCAGCCTTCCACAGACAGGGACTTACTGTACAGCCTGCCCCATCCAGTGATGTAGCAGGGGTAGAGGTTGGGCAGCACAGTGCCAGCAGGAGGAATGCATCCCAACTGCACATGGCTGCTCAAAGTCACAGGCTCTGACAGCTTGATCAGGGCGATGTCGTTACTGcgtgacagacagaaacagagagagaaagatttaGGAATGAGGCTGTACTGACAAGCAATTTAAAATCTTCCtccagagccagagaggagagataaaCAAAGCTAGATAAGATAATGAGATTGAGTGCAGTCAGTATTTTTGCGTTCTTTTATTGTCTGCGCATACAAATAAATCAGTTCAATGGCTAATCTTATCTCTCTACTTTTCCACAGTGGAAAGAGTCCACCTCCACCTTTGAGGGTGAACACTGCCGTGATATTAAGGGGCTGGAACTTGTGTTGAAGGCATGATGTGCCAGACTGAAGTGaacaaatgaaatttaaaaaaaccgGCCCACTTTTTCACCTCGACACAGGGCGGATTATGATGTACTGTGTGTCGCAGACTTACAGCAGGCAGACTGCCCTTTCCATTGTAAGGTGGTGCTTGTCTTACCCGAAGGCCACAAAGATGGGATTCCATTTCTCATGAACAACAATCTTCTCAGGCAGGATGGCCTCGGAGCCAGCCTCTTCCTCCACCAGGTTGTATTTGCCCACATACACCCTGTAGGACAATGCGgagctgggagagagagagactgttgAGACCCATGCTAAACCAGACAGAAGACTTTATGATTAAATGTGGTGGCATGTAGATGATATGATCTGATCAACAGTCAACATGACCTTGACTGTGCTGTTTTATCAGTGTGACATTTGGGTTGCAAACCTTTGGACTTCATGACTCGCCCAATCCTCATTTCTGTCAAGGTCAACTGAGGTTTTGGGTTTAGGATTAGCGGTGTGGTGCAGAATAAGCACAGAACATttaacaggtgtgtgtgactgatgtgGGCACTGGTGGTTGTGTTcatgctcctctgctgctcgtACTTgatgcagtgagcagcagtcaAGACCCAGTTGGCAGCAATCAGAGATCCTCCACAAGTGTGTCTCCATTCACCGTCCCGGTTATACTGCAGAGAGATCTGGAAACCAAAAAGAGCAACATTACAGATACAGTAAGAGGCAGCTTGTGCGTGTATAGATGGACGGCATAGTTTGctgatttcatttaaaattaacCATTTCATTACAGAATTTTCACTAGCCACTGCATCTGGAATCTAGTAAGCAGATGCTGCACCCATAAGGTTAGCCAGAAAATCTAAAAACACCGACAGATGTGTACATATTAGCATACCTGCCAAGGCCAGCTGAAGGGCCTGGCATCTACTCCGTTGACCACACGGGTGGTCAGGGGCTGAATGGCTGGGACTCCGCACCCGAGGGCTGGAAATAAACATGAGTGTGATGGACATGAGATGGCGGTTCATGAGGCAGAAGAGCAATGGAATCACTTTTGAGCTTCATCATTTTACTTTTCGATAAAGAATTGCGCAGTTCTTGCACCGTTGTGGtaacacgcaggcacacactcactcaaacctgcgaacacacagagacaattaCAGGCAGAATTAGAGGATGCCAGATGTTCTTACCGCTAGCAATGAGCACTGAGGCCAGCACAATGGGGATCATGTTGATTGATGCTTCTGCTGAGGGACAACaggacacacactctcttttaAACTTTCCACCACAGGCTACACCCGCTCTGAATGCCGTAACACACATTCCTATTGGTTTGTCGTGGCCTCCAGGGATGGAGATGGACCAATGGCGATGAGGGTCAGTGAAACTGTGTGGGAAATCGCACAGGTGCGTTTTGTGGGATGTTTCCCATGACCTTCACATGAAGCTGCAATGTATCCTCTGTCGCTATATGTATTCATGAGGTTTCATATGGACACACATATAGTTTGAATAGGTGTGTAAATGCTGGAGACACGTGCCACACAGCCTCTGCATCATATTGGGTCTTTTTACCCACCTTTTCTCCCTTCCGAAGTCTCGTCCCTGAAACCTGGAATTCAACACTTGCGTAACAGCATGGGAAGCCAACATCTGGAATACTGATAGTGGCCTGTTTTCTCcgaaatgtaaaacaaaaaaatcaaacttaGAGGCATTGATGAATAACCAGGACAATGAGAAACAGATGGTGTCACTGGTGCAGAAAATATCGACAGCTACACTGCAATCTTTCTGACATCTTACAACGTACACAGTTCTGCAGTGGATTCTGCAGTGGCAGGAATGTGAGGCGTATCATATGACCATATGTTTGATTAAATCTGACCCTGTCACTCAACATTTTCCACTCCTATGCAGTAAATGTGCTGTTAGCGTAGAAATACGCGCTGTTTAAAACACTGACCCAGTGTTTCATGAGGTTGTTATAATgacatgaatgaatggaaactgAATATATTATGAGACTTGGAGGACACAGAAACAACTCCTGAGGTATGAAAGTGTCAGAGTGTGCAGGCCTGAGGTGACTCAGCATGCGGGCATTGTAAATCTATAAAAGGCTGCTTGGATAATATTACATGGAACAATAAAGGTTGCATTGCAGTTAACAGGTAGAGTCAGTAGA
This Chaetodon auriga isolate fChaAug3 chromosome 5, fChaAug3.hap1, whole genome shotgun sequence DNA region includes the following protein-coding sequences:
- the ela3l gene encoding elastase 3 like isoform X1, translating into MCVTAFRAGVACGGKFKRECVSCCPSAEASINMIPIVLASVLIASALGCGVPAIQPLTTRVVNGVDARPFSWPWQISLQYNRDGEWRHTCGGSLIAANWVLTAAHCINSALSYRVYVGKYNLVEEEAGSEAILPEKIVVHEKWNPIFVAFGNDIALIKLSEPVTLSSHVQLGCIPPAGTVLPNLYPCYITGWGRLYTGGPIADKLQQALMPVADHATCSQPDWWGIALRTSMVCAGGDGIVAGCNGDSGGPLNCQNAAGAWEVHGIASFVSGLGCNYEKKPTVFTRVSAFNDWISQQSLGTGRDSASSTSLTARCRPSERAARPYCRTVERTLLTYLETKVPASQAMW
- the ela3l gene encoding elastase 3 like isoform X2; this translates as MCVTAFRAGVACGGKFKRECVSCCPSAEASINMIPIVLASVLIASALGCGVPAIQPLTTRVVNGVDARPFSWPWQISLQYNRDGEWRHTCGGSLIAANWVLTAAHCINSALSYRVYVGKYNLVEEEAGSEAILPEKIVVHEKWNPIFVAFGNDIALIKLSEPVTLSSHVQLGCIPPAGTVLPNLYPCYITGWGRLYTGGPIADKLQQALMPVADHATCSQPDWWGIALRTSMVCAGGDGIVAGCNGDSGGPLNCQNAAGAWEVHGIASFVSGLGCNYEKKPTVFTRVSAFNDWISQAMMNN